CAGGAATAAGATTTCTTCATATTTAATTGGCTAACTTTGCCCCAGTATTTGGCTAAACTAACTATAATGAATATATCAAAGCAAATTGCCTTTATTGGTAGTTTTGGAGTCGCTTCGCTTTTGATGGTCACAGGTTGTTCAAAGCAACTCCACCCTACACAAAAGGACTTCAAACAATACCATATCAACAAGGATGTACAAGCAGATCCTACCGTCGTTTCCATCTATGAGCCATTCAAGCAAAAAATGGAAACCGAAATGAACCGCGTTATCGGACATGCCAATAAGGCGTTGACAAAAGAGAAGACGCCTGAAACATTAATGGGTAATTTCTTTTGCGAAGCCTTGTTGTGGATGAGTGACCATTACGCCCACAATCCCGCAGACCTGGCCTTTGCAACAAAAGGAGGAATTCGCAATGATCTCAAAGCTGGAAATATCACAGTAGGACATATCTTTGAAGTAATGCCCTTTGAAAATACATTGACGATTATTGAGCTAAAAGGCAGCCAAATACGCCAGCTTGCTGACTATATCGCGACAACCCATGGCCAGCCTATTGCGGGCATGACCTTAACGATAACAGGCAATAAGGTACAGGATATCAAAATCAAAGGACAGGCAATAGATGACAATAAAGCA
The window above is part of the Sphingobacterium sp. ML3W genome. Proteins encoded here:
- a CDS encoding 5'-nucleotidase; the protein is MNISKQIAFIGSFGVASLLMVTGCSKQLHPTQKDFKQYHINKDVQADPTVVSIYEPFKQKMETEMNRVIGHANKALTKEKTPETLMGNFFCEALLWMSDHYAHNPADLAFATKGGIRNDLKAGNITVGHIFEVMPFENTLTIIELKGSQIRQLADYIATTHGQPIAGMTLTITGNKVQDIKIKGQAIDDNKAYKLVTYDYLANGGDNLVLLTQSIARTNYPQRMREGLIEYVSELTKAGKQVNAELDGRIKIN